Proteins found in one Nocardia brasiliensis ATCC 700358 genomic segment:
- a CDS encoding DoxX family protein: protein MAENAHPPIRTNGRRPALGLAALLFPMGVLHFVLPKPFDAIVPKYLPGAPRNYTYASGAAELGVAAALAIPRTRGLGGRLAALLFIAVFPANVQMTIDMLGNKKLPQVVKIGSVLRLPLQIPLITQALKVSRSARQS from the coding sequence ATGGCAGAAAACGCTCATCCGCCCATCCGCACCAACGGCCGCCGCCCCGCGCTGGGCCTCGCCGCCCTGCTGTTCCCCATGGGCGTGCTGCATTTCGTGCTGCCCAAACCGTTCGACGCGATCGTCCCGAAGTACCTGCCGGGCGCACCGCGCAACTACACCTACGCCTCCGGTGCCGCCGAGCTCGGCGTCGCGGCGGCGCTGGCGATCCCGCGCACCCGCGGTCTCGGCGGGCGACTGGCCGCGCTGCTGTTCATCGCGGTCTTCCCGGCGAACGTGCAGATGACGATCGACATGCTGGGCAACAAGAAGCTGCCGCAGGTGGTCAAGATCGGCTCGGTGCTGCGGCTGCCGCTGCAGATCCCGCTGATCACGCAGGCGCTGAAGGTGAGCCGGTCGGCGCGGCAGTCCTGA
- a CDS encoding ATP-dependent DNA helicase UvrD2: MGAVSSTSTHQPAGPALDSLDPEQAAAVRAPRGPVCVLAGAGTGKTRTITHRIAHLVSAGHVKADQVLAVTFTARAAGELRGRLRALGLGGDANQVQARTFHAAALRQLKYFWPQVVGDVPWRLIDGKFPIVAQAANRAGLSSATDSIRDLLSEIEWAKASLIAPEDYPAAAARQRREPPYDALRVAEVYAGYEKLKATPEGLLLDFDDLLLHTAAALEDYPAVADEFRGRYRSFVVDEYQDVTPLQQRVLDAWLGDRDDLTVVGDANQTIYSFTGATPSYLLDFSRRFPDATVIRLERDYRSTPQVVSLANRVIGVARGRIAGTRLQLIGQRPDGPEPVFAEYDDGPAEASAVGKSIKRLIDAGTPAAEIAVLYRINAQSESYEQALTELGIPYQVRGGEGFFSRPEVRQAVSVLRQAAARDDLPAASRSGAALVTLVRAVLAPVGLTATEPAGAQAREKWSSLVALVRLTEELVDHDDDLDLPGLLRELAARAEARHPPTVQGVTLASLHAAKGLEWDAVFLVGLADGTMPIAHVLESDGKVADEAALEEERRLLYVGVTRAREHLQLSWALAWGEGKRRTRRRSRFLNGLVPDDSPASRIAAPVTENAGKGVRPTCRVCAKPLIGTYATMLGRCRRCPAELDAELLVALQEWRAEKAETLRVREFVVFTDTTLTAIAEQLPGDDAALASIAGIGAKKLEQYGADVLAIIASRLRARPQNRR; the protein is encoded by the coding sequence ATGGGTGCCGTGTCGTCAACCAGCACGCACCAACCCGCCGGCCCTGCGCTGGATTCTCTCGACCCCGAACAGGCCGCCGCGGTGCGGGCTCCCCGGGGTCCGGTGTGCGTGCTCGCGGGGGCGGGCACCGGCAAGACCAGAACCATCACCCACCGCATCGCGCACCTGGTGTCGGCCGGGCACGTGAAGGCCGACCAGGTGCTCGCCGTGACGTTCACCGCCCGCGCGGCGGGCGAACTCCGCGGCCGGCTGCGGGCGCTCGGCCTGGGCGGAGACGCGAACCAGGTGCAGGCGCGCACCTTCCACGCGGCCGCGCTGCGCCAGCTCAAGTACTTCTGGCCGCAGGTGGTCGGCGACGTGCCATGGCGGCTGATCGATGGCAAGTTCCCGATCGTCGCGCAGGCGGCGAACCGGGCCGGGCTGTCCTCGGCCACCGACAGCATCCGTGACCTGCTCAGCGAGATCGAATGGGCGAAGGCTTCGCTCATCGCGCCCGAGGACTATCCCGCGGCGGCGGCCAGACAGCGGCGCGAGCCGCCCTACGACGCGCTGCGCGTGGCCGAGGTCTACGCGGGCTACGAGAAACTCAAAGCCACCCCCGAAGGCCTGCTGCTCGACTTCGACGACCTGCTGCTGCACACCGCGGCGGCGCTCGAGGACTATCCGGCGGTGGCCGACGAGTTCCGTGGCCGCTACCGCAGTTTCGTGGTCGACGAATACCAGGACGTCACCCCGCTACAGCAGCGGGTGCTCGACGCCTGGCTCGGCGACCGCGACGACCTGACCGTGGTCGGCGACGCCAACCAGACGATCTATTCGTTCACCGGCGCCACACCGAGCTATCTGCTCGACTTCTCCCGCCGCTTCCCCGACGCCACGGTGATCCGGCTGGAACGCGACTATCGCTCCACCCCGCAGGTGGTTTCGCTGGCCAACCGGGTGATCGGGGTGGCGCGCGGACGCATCGCGGGCACCCGGCTGCAGCTCATCGGCCAGCGGCCGGACGGCCCGGAACCGGTCTTCGCCGAATACGACGACGGCCCCGCGGAGGCGAGCGCCGTCGGCAAGTCGATCAAGCGGCTGATCGATGCGGGCACACCCGCCGCCGAGATCGCGGTGCTGTATCGGATCAACGCTCAGTCCGAGAGCTATGAGCAAGCGCTCACCGAACTCGGCATCCCGTACCAGGTGCGCGGCGGCGAAGGCTTCTTCTCCCGTCCCGAGGTGCGTCAGGCCGTCTCGGTGCTGCGCCAGGCCGCGGCCCGCGACGACCTGCCCGCGGCCTCGCGCAGCGGCGCGGCGCTGGTCACCCTGGTGCGCGCGGTGCTCGCGCCGGTCGGGCTCACCGCGACCGAACCCGCGGGCGCGCAGGCACGGGAGAAGTGGTCGTCCCTGGTCGCGCTGGTCCGGCTCACCGAGGAACTGGTCGACCACGACGACGACCTGGACCTGCCCGGCCTGCTGCGGGAGCTGGCGGCGCGCGCCGAGGCCAGGCACCCACCGACCGTGCAGGGTGTCACGCTCGCGTCGTTGCACGCCGCGAAGGGCCTGGAGTGGGACGCGGTCTTCCTGGTCGGCCTCGCCGACGGCACGATGCCGATCGCGCACGTGCTGGAGAGCGACGGCAAGGTCGCCGACGAGGCCGCGCTCGAAGAGGAGCGGCGCCTGCTCTACGTCGGCGTGACCAGGGCGCGGGAACATCTGCAACTGTCCTGGGCGCTGGCGTGGGGCGAGGGGAAGCGGCGCACCAGGCGGCGTTCCCGGTTCCTGAACGGCCTGGTACCCGACGATTCCCCGGCCTCGCGGATCGCCGCGCCGGTCACCGAGAACGCGGGCAAAGGCGTGCGCCCGACCTGCCGGGTCTGTGCGAAGCCGCTCATCGGCACCTATGCGACTATGCTTGGCCGCTGTCGTCGGTGCCCGGCGGAACTCGATGCCGAGCTGCTGGTCGCTCTGCAGGAGTGGCGGGCGGAGAAGGCGGAGACATTGCGGGTGCGTGAGTTCGTGGTGTTCACCGACACCACCCTCACCGCGATCGCCGAACAACTCCCAGGTGACGACGCTGCGCTGGCCTCGATCGCCGGGATCGGCGCGAAGAAGCTCGAGCAGTACGGGGCGGACGTGCTCGCGATCATCGCGTCGCGGCTGCGCGCAAGACCCCAAAACCGCAGGTAG
- a CDS encoding mycoredoxin has protein sequence MYSTTWCGYCRRLKTQLDEAGITYVEIDIEQDPASAEFVGSVNGGNHVVPTVKFADGSTATNPSLAAVKQALATLA, from the coding sequence ATGTACTCGACCACCTGGTGCGGCTACTGCCGCAGGCTGAAGACGCAGCTGGACGAGGCCGGGATCACCTATGTCGAGATCGATATCGAGCAGGATCCGGCATCGGCCGAATTCGTCGGCAGCGTGAACGGCGGCAACCACGTGGTGCCGACCGTGAAATTCGCGGACGGTTCGACGGCGACCAACCCGTCGCTGGCCGCCGTCAAGCAGGCGCTCGCCACACTCGCCTGA
- the nudC gene encoding NAD(+) diphosphatase, translated as MPAFQLNNVPLLSRSVLDRAEETRADAQALLAGWQDAKLLRVNQRGQVRFEDGALVLDKAIELSPEPSPDAVFLGIDNGVHLWAVRDRELSGSLTDLRGMASTVDDLTAALLSTAAALLNWHDKAAFNSADGTATTSAKAGWSRITESGYEEFPRIDPAVICLIHDGADRVLLARQQSWPPTLFSLLAGFVEAGESLERCVEREVKEEVGLDVRDIHYLGSQPWPFPRSLMLGFAAVADPDQPLVFSDGEIAEAHWFSRDEVREALIVGDWSAQGSGARLLLPGSISIARTITESWAGLGDEPTA; from the coding sequence GTGCCGGCCTTTCAGCTCAATAATGTTCCGCTGCTGTCCCGTTCCGTGCTCGATCGCGCCGAGGAGACCAGAGCCGACGCGCAGGCCCTGCTCGCGGGCTGGCAGGACGCCAAGCTGCTGCGGGTGAACCAGCGCGGCCAGGTCCGTTTCGAGGACGGCGCGCTCGTCCTGGACAAGGCGATCGAGTTGTCGCCCGAGCCGAGCCCCGACGCGGTGTTCCTCGGCATCGACAACGGCGTCCACCTGTGGGCGGTGCGGGATCGGGAACTGAGCGGATCGCTGACCGATCTGCGCGGCATGGCGAGCACCGTCGACGACCTCACCGCCGCCCTGCTCTCCACCGCCGCCGCCCTGCTGAACTGGCATGACAAGGCCGCCTTCAACAGCGCCGACGGCACCGCGACCACCTCGGCCAAGGCGGGCTGGTCGCGGATCACCGAGAGCGGTTACGAGGAGTTCCCGCGCATCGATCCCGCGGTGATCTGCCTGATCCACGACGGCGCGGACCGGGTGCTGCTCGCCCGTCAGCAGAGCTGGCCGCCCACCTTGTTCTCGCTGCTCGCCGGATTCGTCGAGGCGGGCGAATCGCTGGAGCGCTGCGTCGAGCGGGAGGTGAAGGAGGAGGTCGGCCTCGATGTGCGTGACATCCACTACCTCGGCAGCCAGCCGTGGCCGTTCCCGCGTTCGCTGATGCTGGGTTTCGCCGCGGTCGCCGATCCGGATCAGCCCCTGGTGTTCTCCGACGGCGAGATCGCCGAGGCGCACTGGTTCAGCCGCGACGAGGTGCGTGAGGCGTTGATCGTCGGCGACTGGTCCGCGCAGGGGTCCGGTGCGCGGCTGTTGCTGCCGGGGTCGATCTCGATCGCCAGGACGATCACCGAATCGTGGGCGGGGTTGGGCGACGAACCGACGGCATGA
- a CDS encoding potassium channel family protein, producing the protein MFGDRARTLGLSNRPHFALVGVLRIPEVQTSPWISLTRRVLFAIFLLFAAALVVYIGRDGYRDNSGDPLSFLDAFYYATVSLSTTGYGDIAPVTPDARLANIIIITPLRVLFLIVLVGTTLGVLTERSRQAFKIQRWRHSVRNHTVVVGYGTKGRTAIDAMLGDGVQPADIVVVDTDMVALEQAANAGLVTVHGSATQSDVQRLAGVHNAASVVVATNRDDTAVLVTLTARELTKSAKIVVSIREAENTHLVRQSGADSVVVSSETAGRLLGIATTTPSVVEMMEDLLTPEEGFAIAERDVEPSETGGSPRHLSDIVLGVVRGGVLVRVGEPDVDSLEAGDKLLYIRRTTK; encoded by the coding sequence TTGTTCGGTGATCGTGCGCGCACCCTCGGGCTGTCGAATCGCCCGCATTTCGCGCTGGTAGGCGTGCTGCGCATCCCGGAAGTGCAGACCAGTCCGTGGATTTCACTGACCAGGCGGGTGCTGTTCGCCATCTTCCTGCTGTTCGCCGCCGCGCTGGTGGTGTACATCGGCCGCGACGGCTACCGCGACAATTCGGGCGACCCGCTGTCGTTCCTGGACGCGTTCTATTACGCGACGGTATCGCTGTCCACCACCGGTTACGGCGATATCGCGCCGGTGACGCCGGACGCGCGCCTGGCCAACATCATCATCATCACCCCGCTGCGCGTGCTGTTCCTGATCGTGCTCGTCGGTACCACCCTCGGCGTGCTGACGGAACGGTCCCGGCAGGCGTTCAAGATTCAGCGATGGAGGCACAGCGTGCGCAATCACACCGTGGTCGTCGGCTACGGCACCAAGGGACGGACCGCGATCGACGCCATGCTCGGCGACGGTGTGCAGCCCGCCGATATCGTCGTGGTCGACACCGACATGGTCGCGCTGGAGCAGGCCGCGAACGCGGGCCTGGTGACCGTGCACGGTTCGGCGACCCAATCCGACGTGCAGCGGCTGGCCGGCGTGCACAACGCCGCGTCGGTGGTGGTCGCGACCAATCGCGACGACACCGCGGTGCTGGTCACCCTGACCGCCCGGGAACTCACCAAGAGCGCCAAGATCGTGGTCTCGATCCGCGAGGCGGAGAACACCCACCTGGTGCGCCAGTCGGGCGCCGACTCGGTGGTGGTGTCTTCGGAGACCGCGGGCCGGCTGCTCGGCATCGCGACCACCACGCCCTCGGTGGTCGAGATGATGGAGGACCTGCTCACCCCGGAGGAGGGTTTCGCGATCGCCGAGCGCGATGTGGAACCGTCGGAAACCGGCGGCTCACCCCGGCATCTCAGCGATATCGTGCTGGGTGTGGTGCGCGGCGGAGTGCTGGTCCGGGTCGGCGAGCCGGATGTGGACTCGCTCGAGGCCGGGGACAAGCTGCTCTACATCCGCCGCACGACCAAGTAG
- a CDS encoding low temperature requirement protein A has product MAHDTPSVDARPTDRHATWIELFFDLVAVAGIGQLTHLLHRGPSLSDFALYVLLYLAFWTVWACMMLYGNIARDHTRVPLMLATMLGLGVMASAVAGIPDRHATTFAAVYVIVRTVAARVWGRGTYLVDWPIAQLTVGVLPWVVSLWVPEPWKYWLWAAGLALDMWLMFAVSGDGMITGAQEAIDRRFRRSRRFRDVVPPKIRAVHTDAAHLGERLGLYVIIVLGEGFIAVIAAVGEVTWHARVLALGFGAFVILAGLWALTLLYGIVPRLLTGDDPDHTMPRQYVMAMHCWITGAIATITAGLGLAVEHAEGHVSTGIGWALCGGAAAYFAIVAIGGARSAAGWRWVCTWPLPGAVLALVLGAFGPQLGALGLVYGVAALLLWAVLWQTRADGKWRKGSGPDRPRRRPRHGLGIDEVL; this is encoded by the coding sequence GTGGCACACGACACGCCGTCAGTTGACGCTAGACCGACCGACCGGCACGCGACCTGGATAGAACTGTTCTTCGACCTCGTCGCGGTCGCGGGCATCGGCCAGCTCACCCATCTGCTGCACCGCGGGCCCTCGCTGTCCGACTTCGCCCTGTATGTCCTGCTCTACCTGGCCTTTTGGACGGTGTGGGCGTGCATGATGCTGTACGGCAACATCGCCCGCGACCACACCAGGGTCCCGCTGATGCTCGCGACGATGCTCGGCCTCGGCGTGATGGCGAGCGCGGTGGCCGGGATACCGGACCGGCACGCGACCACGTTCGCCGCGGTGTACGTCATCGTGCGCACCGTCGCCGCGCGCGTCTGGGGTCGCGGCACCTACCTGGTCGACTGGCCGATCGCGCAGCTGACCGTCGGCGTGCTGCCGTGGGTCGTCTCGCTGTGGGTGCCCGAACCGTGGAAGTACTGGCTGTGGGCCGCCGGCCTCGCGCTGGACATGTGGCTGATGTTCGCGGTCAGCGGCGACGGGATGATCACCGGCGCGCAGGAGGCCATCGATCGCCGGTTCCGCCGCTCGCGTCGATTCCGCGACGTGGTGCCGCCGAAGATCAGGGCGGTGCACACCGACGCCGCGCATCTCGGCGAGCGGCTCGGGCTGTACGTGATCATCGTGCTCGGCGAGGGCTTCATCGCGGTGATCGCGGCGGTCGGCGAGGTCACCTGGCACGCACGGGTGCTCGCTCTCGGGTTCGGCGCGTTCGTGATCCTGGCCGGTCTCTGGGCGCTGACGCTGTTGTACGGAATCGTGCCGAGATTGCTGACCGGCGACGATCCGGACCACACGATGCCCAGGCAGTACGTCATGGCCATGCACTGCTGGATCACCGGCGCGATCGCCACCATCACGGCAGGCCTCGGGCTCGCCGTGGAACACGCGGAAGGTCACGTATCGACCGGGATCGGCTGGGCGCTGTGCGGCGGCGCGGCCGCGTATTTCGCGATCGTCGCGATCGGGGGCGCGCGCAGCGCCGCCGGGTGGCGCTGGGTGTGCACGTGGCCGCTGCCCGGCGCGGTGCTGGCGCTGGTGCTCGGCGCGTTCGGCCCGCAACTCGGCGCGCTCGGGCTGGTGTACGGCGTCGCGGCGCTGTTGCTCTGGGCGGTGCTGTGGCAGACCCGCGCGGACGGCAAGTGGCGCAAGGGTTCCGGTCCGGATCGCCCGCGCCGGCGGCCTCGGCACGGTCTCGGGATCGACGAGGTGCTCTAG